The sequence below is a genomic window from Streptococcus pantholopis.
CGTTATCAGGTGACACCTGCTGAAAGTTCTGTTCAAAAACTTCCGGTTCAAAATGGGGAGACCCGCACAGCTTCAGTAATGGCACAAGGCTTTAATCCCTATATTGCTGAATGGTCGCCTTATCATGGTGGAGCCTATGCTGTTATTGAAGCAGCAGCTCGTTTGGCAGCAACAGGAGGCAACTGGTCTAAGGCTCGCTTTTCTTATCAAGAATATTTCCAACGTATGGATAAACAAGCGGAGCGCTTCGGGCAGCCGGTTGCAGCTTTGCTGGGCTCTATTGAGGCGCAGATACAGCTGGGACTGCCTTCAATCGGCGGTAAAGATTCGATGTCAGGAACCTTTGAAGAACTGACAGTACCGCCGACTTTGGTTGCTTTTGGAGTAACAACAGCTGATGTTGACAAGGTACTGTCACCAGAATTTAAGGCTGCCGGGGAAACAATTTACTACATAGCCGGTCAGGTGCTTTCTGAGAATATTGATTTTACCCTTATCAAGGAAAATTTGGATAAGTTTGCGGCTATTCAGGCAAAATACAAAATTAGTTCTGCTTCAGCGGTTAAGTATGGCGGTGTGCTTGAGAGCCTCGCTTTAGCATCTTTTGGCAATCATATCGGTGCCTCGGTGGAAATAGAGGAGTTAGAGCACAGTTTGACAGCACAGCTTGGCGGTTTTATCTTTACATCCGGTGAAGACATTGCGGAGGCTGTTAAAATCGGTGAAACGACTGCTGATTTTAGGCTGGATGTCAATGGTGTTCATCTGTCAGGAACAAGTCTGCTTAAGGCCTTTGAACAGCCTTTAGAAGGAGTCTATCCGACAGAATTTACACAAACTGCTCAGGTGGAAGATTTACCAATTATTCCTTCAAACAATACTGTTCAAGCTAAAGAAAAGGTTGAACGGCCTCTTGTTTATATTCCGGTTTTTCCGGGGACCAATTCAGAATATGATTCAGCTAAAGCCTTTGAAAAAGAAGGAGGAGAGGTCCGTTTGGTGCCTTTTGTAACGCTTAATGAAGCTGCTATTAAAGAGTCGGTTGCTGTTATGGTTGACCAAATTAATCAGGCCAATATTCTTTTCTTAGCTGGGGGCTTTTCAGCAGCAGATGAGCCTGATGGATCAGCAAAATTTATTGTTAATATTCTGCTAAATAGGGACGTTCGGCAGGCTATTGATAAATTCATTGAGCGGGGCGGACTTATCATCGGTATCTGTAATGGTTTTCAGGCTCTGGTTAAATCAGGGCTGCTGCCTTACGGCGATTTTGAGGCAGCGCAAAAAGACAGCCCTACCCTTTTTTATAACGATGCTAATCAGCATGTGGCTAAGATGGTTGAAACACGGATTGCTAACACTAACTCGCCTTGGCTGGCCGGTGTCGAGGTTGGCGATATTCATACCATTCCTGTCTCACATGGAGAAGGAAAATTTGTGGTCAGTGCTTGGGAATTTGCCCAGCTCCGCGATAAGGGACAGATTTTCAGCCAATATGTTGATTTTGCCGGCAAACCAAGTATGGACAGTCGCTATAATCCTAATGGTTCCTATTATGCTATCGAAGGAATCACCAGTGAGAATGGTCAAATTATTGGCAAAATGGGACATTCTGAACGTTATGAGGAAGGTCTTTTCCAGAATATTCCGGGAAATAAAGAACAGCTGCTCTTTCGCAGTGCGGTTGAATATTTCACCAAATCATGAAGATTTCAATTTTCAGCGAGCTGCTGCTGTTTTTGAAAGCAGTGCTGAAATCCTGCAGTTAAAACGTTTTGATATTTTTATCAAAAGTTAGTTTGCTTATGGCTAATCTGAGGGGAACGACTAAGCAGTTAAAGGTGTGAACATGTACGAAGTAAAATCTCTTAATGAGGAATGCGGTATTTTTGGAATTTGGGGACATCCCCAAGCAGCTCAAATCACTTATTTTGGGCTTCATTCATTGCAGCACCGCGGTCAAGAGGGTGCAGGGATTCTCTCAAATAATCAGGGTAAATTAATAGGACACCGAGACATAGGCTTGGTCTCAGAAGTCTTTCGCAACCCTGGAGATCTGGAGAAATTGAAGGGCACTGCCGCAATCGGACACGTCCGCTATGCGACAGCGGGTGAGGCTTCTATTGACAATATTCAGCCCTTCCATTTTAAATTTCAGGATATGCAGTTTGGGCTGGCTCACAACGGCAATTTGACAAATGCTGTCAGTCTTCGGCGCCAGTTAGAAAACAAGGGGGCTATTTTTTCATCCACATCTGATACAGAAATTCTGGCTCATCTTATCCGTCACAGCAAGCAGAAAGATTTTATGGGAAAGCTCAAAGAAGCTCTTAATGCCGTTAAAGGCGGTTTTGCCTATCTGCTCATGCTTGAAGATAAAATGATTGCTGCTTTGGATCCTAATGGCTTTAGACCGGTTTCTGTCGGGAAAATGAAAAATGGCGCCTGGATTATTTCGTCTGAAACCTGCGCTTTTGAGGTGGTCGGTGCAGAATGGGTGCGTGATTTAAAGCCGGGGGAGATTGTGGTGGTTGACACAGAAGGTCTCCATAACGACTATTTTACTGCCGACACACAGCTTGCCGTCTGTTCCATGGAATATATTTATTTTGCCCGCCCTGATTCTAATATCCATGGAATTAATGTACACACAGCCCGCAAACGGATGGGTGCCCAGCTGGCACGGGAATTCGGTCATGAGGCTGACATTGTTGTCGGCGTTCCCAATTCATCTTTATCAGCAGCAATGGGGTTTGCTGAAGCCTCTGGTCTGCCAAATGAAATGGGCTTAATCAAAAATCAGTATACCCAGAGAACCTTCATTCAGCCGACTCAGGAACTGCGTGAGCAGGGTGTGCGCATGAAATTGTCTGCGGTATCCGGTGTTGTTAAAGATAAGCGTGTTGTGATGATTGATGACTCTATCGTACGGGGGACAACTTCGCGGCGAATTGTGCAGCTGCTGAAAGAAGCAGGCGCTAGAGAAGTGCATGTTGCTATCGGCAGTCCGCCTCTGGCTTATCCCTGTTTCTATGGAATTGATATTCAGACTCGCCGGGAGCTGATTGCAGCTAATCATACCGTAGAGGAAACCCGTGCTATTATCGGCGCAGACAGTCTGACTTACTTATCCATTGATGGCCTGATTCAGTCGATTGGACTTGATACAGCTGCTCCTAACGGCGGTCTTTGTGTGGCCTACTTTGACGGCCAGTATCCGACGCCGCTTTATGATTATGAAGAAGAATACCATAAGAGCCTGAAAGAGAGAATAAGTTTTTATTAGAAAAAGACAGTGATAAATCAGCGCTCTTGATGCTGTGCTGATTTAAACAGCATCATGGCTTGATTCTGTCTTTTGTTGATTTTACCGGTTTTTATATACAAAAAGGAGAAAACAGTTATGTCTGACAAAAATGCTTACGCACAATCGGGTGTTGACGTTGAAGCCGGTTATGAAGTGGTTGAGCGTATTAAAAAACACGCAGCCCGCACTAAACGTGCAGGAGCTATGGGGGGGCTTGGCGGTTTTGGCGGTATGTTTGATTTATCGCAGACTAATGTGAAAGAGCCTGTCCTTATCTCGGGGACAGATGGTGTCGGGACAAAGCTTATGCTGGCTATCAAGTACAATAAACATGATACCATCGGACAGGACTGTGTGGCGATGTGTGTTAATGATATTATCGCAGCCGGCGCAGAGCCTCTCTATTTTCTTGATTATATTGCAACCGGGAAAAATAAACCGGAACAGCTGGAAGAGGTAGTGGCCGGTGTTGCAGAAGGCTGTGTGCTGGCTGGCAGTGCCCTTATAGGCGGCGAAACAGCAGAAATGCCCGGTATGTACGGGGAAGATGACTATGATTTAGCCGGTTTTGCAGTCGGTGTAGCAGAAAAAAGTCATATTATAGACGGATCCAAAGTCAAAGAAGGCGATATTCTGCTGGGTCTGGCTTCAAGCGGCATCCATTCAAATGGCTACTCGCTTGTCCGCCGTGTTTTTGCTGCTTATACAGGTGAAGAAGTCTTACCTGAACTGGAAGGTAAAAAACTTAAAGATGTCCTCCTTGAACCAACCCGTATCTATGTGAAGGCCGTGCTGCCGCTTATCAAAGAGAGTTTGGTTAATGGCATTGCCCATATTACAGGCGGCGGTTTCATTGAAAATGTACCGCGTATGCTGTCAGAAGATTTGGCCGCTGAAATTGAAGAAAACAAGGTGCCCGTTCTGCCGATTTTTAAAGCTCTTGAAAAGTACGGTCAAATCAAGCATGATGAAATGTTTGAAATCTTCAATATGGGAATCGGGCTTGTGCTGGCTGTCAGTCCAGAAAAGGCTGCCCGTATTAAAGAGCTGCTTGATGAGCCTGTCTATGAAATCGGCCGGATTATTAAAAAAACGGATGCTAGTGTGGTGATAAAATAATGGCTAAAAAAATTGCTGTTTTCGCGTCAGGCAATGGGTCAAATTTTCAGGTTATTGCTGAGCAATTTCCGGTTGAATTTGTTTTTTCAGACAAGCGAGAAGCTTACGTTTTGGAGCGGGCCAAAAATTTGGATGTTAAAAGTTATGCCTTTGAACTTAAGGAATTTGACAGTAAAGCAGCTTATGAACAGGCTATCCTCGATTTACTGACAGCACACCAGATTGACCTTATCTGTCTGGCAGGCTATATGAAAATCGTAGGACCGGACCTGCTGGCCGCTTATGAGGGCCGGATTATCAATATTCATCCGGCCTATCTGCCAGAGTTCCCTGGCGCCAACGGAATCAAAGATGCTTGGGAGGCCGGTGTTGACCAGTCCGGGGTCACTATCCACTGGGTGGACAGTGGGATTGATACAGGCCAAATTATCAAGCAGGTGCGCGTGCCGCGCCTAGCTGACGACACTATCGAAAGCTTTGAAGCAAGGATACATGAACAGGAATATAAATTGTATCCGGACGTACTGGAGAGTCTGGGAGCAGAGAGGAAAAAATAAAGACTGCAAACTCAATTTTTAGATAGGGCATTTAAAAAAGCCTCTGCTGTTCAAGGAAAGTATCACAAATGAAAAGGAGAAACCATGACAAAACGCGCATTAATCAGCGTCTCTGATAAAACAGGTATAGTAGAATTCGCCCAAGAATTGAAAGTTCTTGGCTGGGATATTATTTCAACCGGAGGAACAAAAACTGCTCTTGATAAGGCTGGAATAGACACTATTGCTATAGATGATGTGACAGGTTTTCCTGAAATGATGGACGGCCGTGTGAAAACTCTTCACCCTAATATTCACGGAGCTCTTTTGGCGCGTCGTGATTCAGACAGCCACCTGCAGGCAGCTAAAGACAATCAGATCGATTTGATTGACCTTGTTGTGGTTAATCTTTACCCTTTTAAGGAAACCATCCTTCGTTCGGATGTGACCTATGATTTAGCGGTAGAGAATATCGATATCGGGGGCCCTTCTATGCTGCGTTCAGCAGCAAAAAATCATGCCAGTGTAACAGTTATCGTTGATCCCGCTGATTATACTTCCGTGTTGGAAGAACTGAAAAATAGCGGGGAAACTGCCTACACCACCCGCCAGCGTTTAGCAGCCAAAGTTTTTCGTCATACTGCAGCTTATGATGCCTTAATTGCGGACTACTTCACCGCTCAAGTCGGAGAAAGCAAACCTGAGAAGCTGACTCTTACTTATGATCTTAAACAGCCGATGCGCTATGGGGAAAACCCTCAGCAAACAGCCGATTTCTACCAAAAAGCCCTGCCAACCGATTATTCGATTGCTTCTGCCAAACAGCTAAATGGTAAGGAATTATCATTCAACAATATTAGAGACAGCGATGCAGCTATCCGCATTATCCGTGATTTCAAAGATCGTCCAACCGTTGTAGCACTTAAACATATGAATCCCTGCGGTATCGGCCAGGCTGATGATATTGAAAGGGCATGGGATTATGCATATGAGGCTGACTCAGTATCTATTTTTGGCGGGATTGTTGTTCTCAACCGTCAGGTTGATGCGGCAACGGCTAAGAAAATGCACAGTATTTTTCTTGAAATCATCATCGCACCTAGTTATACAAAAGAAGCCCTAGCTATTTTGACCCATAAAAAGAAAAATTTACGTATTCTTGAACTGCCGTTTGAGGCACAGGATGCCAGCGAGACTGAAAAAGAATACACAGGCCTTGTCGGCGGACTCTTGGTGCAAAACCAAGATGTAATTAAGGAGACTCCTGCTGATTGGCAGGTAGTGACCGACCGGCAGCCCGATAAACAGGAAGCGGCAGCTCTTGAATTCGCATGGAGAGCCATCAAGTATGTAAAATCAAACGGCATCTTAGTGGCTAATGACCACATGACCTTGGGTGTCGGTCCGGGCCAAACCAACCGTGTCGGTGCGGTGCGTATTGCCATTGAACAAGCTAAAGACCGATTGGACGGCGCAGTTCTTGCCAGTGATGCCTTCTTTCCTTTTGCGGACAATATTGAAGAAATTGCTTCTGCAGGTATTAAAGCCATCATACAGCCAGGCGGCTCTGTCCGTGACAAAGACTCTATTGATGCAGCTAACAAACATGGCATTGCCATGGTCTTTACGGGCGTAAGACATTTTAGGCATTAAGTATTCAAATAGGAAAAACAGGGAGCAGAGAGGAGATTTATGAGGAAATATGTTAAGAACAATTGGAAAATTTTACTGCTGCTTATTGTATTGATTATTTTATCAGGGCCCTTTTTTTCAGTGCTGATTTCTTCTTTTTCAGCTTATTTAAATGGAGATCTGGGCGACTGGTTGAGTTTTTACGGGGCCATTACAGGCCTTGTTATCTCTCTTCTTATCATTCATCTGCAGCTCTTTCTTGATAGGGAAAGAGAGAAAGCAGCTAACCGGCCGGTTCTTTTTCTGGAGAATGATTATCAGGCGATAAAAAGCGGCAGTCAGGTTTACTATCATGATAAATACTGGTTTGGTTTAATTCAAAAAAATAAAATAAAAACATTAACTAACCAATCTTTGAAAAATTTTTATGCTCAAGAAGATAAAAGAGATAAGACGCTGTCGCTGGAAATTGTCAATAACCAGCCTATCTTTAACCTTCATATTCAATTTGGAGACGGAGAAAGCTTTGCCGTTATTCCAAAATTATCGGAAGGGCAGAAAATTTATGTCATTTCTAAAGAACATCAGGAAGCAATATTTTTCTATCTGCGGACAAATAAACCTGATTTTAATCATGTCCCAAAAAGGATAAGACTGCATTTTACAACCTTAGCTGGAGAAACCATTTACCAGGAGTATACTGTTGATGCAAAACAGTACTGCAAATTAATAAAAGAAAAGTATGGCGTAAATTATCCTAAATTACCAGAAGGAAGTCACCTTTGCGACTACTTTATTAAAGCCTGAACTTAATTTTCCGTCTGATTTAAGCCCGATAGGGCTTTTTAGTCTGCCTTATTTTTGAATGATTTTAGCAGGATGACACCGGCAATGCAGAAAAACATTCGGAGGGAGCACATTAGTGATTGGTTAATAACAATTGAAATAATTCTGTTTTATGCTAAAATACTAGCATAGATTAGAGATTTAGAGGTATCAGTATGCTCGCTGAGGATAAACTGCTGGTTAAAATTGCAGAAATGTATTATCAGGAAAATAAAACACAAAGTCAGATTGCTAAAGCATTAGGTATTCACAGGACAACAATCAGCCGTCTTTTAAAGCAGTCCCGAGAGGAAGGGATTGTTCAGATCAGTATCAAATATGATAAAGCTGGGACTTATGCGATTGAAAAGCAGCTGGAGAAGACTTTTGGCTTACAAAAGGCCATTGTTGTACCGACAGCCAGTGATTTGGAACGCAAACAAAAAGACATACTGCTGGCCCAGGCTTTAGCAGCTTATTTAAAAAAATTACTGCATGACGATATGACCATCGGTTTCTCTTGGGGAGCTACATTATCGGCAGTTGCCAGTCAAATACCGGAGCTTAATCTATCGGGCATTGTCTGTGTCCCGATGATCGGCGGCCCTTCAGGCCGTTTAATCAGTGATTACCATGTCAATACCATTACTTACGAAGCAGCGAAAAAACTTCATGGTATTGCACTTTTAATTGATTCTCCAGCAATTCCTGAGACAAAGTCCTTAAAAGAAGAGCTGCTGAAAAATGTCTTTAATCAAGAACTCATCAGACTTTGGGACCGCCTCGATGTGGCGATAATGGGCGTAGGCAGTCCCCTTCTCAAGGATAATCAAACATGGCAGGACTTTTATGGTCAAGATATCATCGAAAATATCAAGGAAAAGGACATAGTCGGAGATGTTGTCTCAAGATTTTACAATATTCATGGTGAGCACATCGCAAATGAGCTTGATGAGCGGTTGATTGGTATTGCTGCAGATAAGCTGCGCAACTGCCCTTACCGCATTGGCGTAGCCGAATCCAAGGATAAGGTGGCTGCTCTGATAGGAGCGCTCAGAGGGGGCTATGTCAATGTTTTAGTGACCACTGAAGAAACAGCAAGAGGAATTTTGGATACTCTGCCTCAATAAGAAAAACAGCTAAGAGTGTTTTTAGCTGTTTTTTTATGGAAACGATCTGCTTACCGTCTCCACAATATAAATTATGAAGTCGTCGTATGCTATACAATGATTCTTAATGTTTAGGAAACTAGTTAGCTAGTTTCATGTATTTTTTAAGATCGGACTTAAATAATGAGAGCAAACCTTACCCGGCTCACTTCTGCTGTCATTGCTATATTGGATAATAGATAAAGCTGAAGCTGCCTTCAATTCTGACAGGGATTCTTTATAACTATAAGTTAGGTAGGTTAAAAATCCATTTTAACCAGCTAATAACAGTACTTGAGCGTCTTGAAGCCACACTCTTACTACAAACATTGTACTCCAGTTCTAATTCTATCACTCTTTGTCTGTCTGGTATCTGGCCATTATTGATAGTCTCTTCAAAAAGTTTTCTAAAAATTTGGTGTGATAAAATTAATTTTACAAGTAACAATTGTCTATTTTTATAGTTATCGTGATACACCTTTCTTCCTAAATTTGTCAATCTGTATCTGATAAATCCACCTTCAGTAAATTTTTCAAATAATCCTAGATACTTTCCGGCATTAAAGTAATAATCTTTTTGCCGACTAGTAAACTGCATTAGATTTTCGATGTCTTCACCAGTCATTGAACTTTCATTCATGTTTTCCAACAGAGAAATAATTCGTTCAAAGTTATCTGCCTGAACAAAAGGGACAGAACTCTCAGACATAGTATCGCTAATAATATCATCTGGTTTTATACTCAAATTAATTTTCTGGATCTCTTCAATTGATATCGTTGTGTCTTCTAATGAATAATTTTTGACCTTCACTAACTCAATGGACGAATAGTTTTCCTTCTCTCTAAAACGATATTCCATTAATCTAAATATTTTATTTGTATATATAGAAAATATCAACTTTATAGGTTTCTTGACTTTGCCTTCCCACAATCTATATGGGTAATACAATTGTCTGACATGAAAATCTTCATGTAAAACGTTTTTTGCTTCTAATATAACTACATAATTTTTTGATTCAAAGCCCCCATCAATTTCCACCTGAGCCTTATTAACATCCACTTGTCTTAGTATTCCTCTGTCAGTGGCAACAAAAAAACTAAAGACTCCCGAGGACATCCTGCCATCAAAAGTTTCATACAAAAGATCTTCTGGTTCAAGTTCTAAGAAATCTTCAAGAATTCCTGAAATTTGCAAAACATTAATTGCATTTGCTTCTGAAGTTATATTATCAACGTCTATAGTCTCAAGATCCGGCAAAGTTATAGTTGATATGTTTTTAATATGTTCAGTAAGTGGAGGTAAATCTTTGTACAATAAAAAATCACTTAATACATAAGAACTTCTACTATCTGGTAAAATATTAATCTTATTCTTCTTCAAACTACTAGGAAGCTGTTCAGAACTATCCCACTTTGCCATTAATCTAGGCTCTTTAACCTCTTTTATTTGAGAAGACTTTATTTTATAAATGCCTTTCTCATGAATTTCTTCCAATATACTATATTTATCTAATAATTTTTGCCATGCCTGTGAAACATCTATTTTTTCCATAATTTACTCTTTTTCATAGTTATAAATCAAAACCTCAGCAATATCTCCACGTTTATTGGCTTTACTATTAATACTGCGTTTGGCTTGTACAACTTCAATTTTAAACATTAAAGAATCTGAGTATAATTCAAGAATTTCTTTTGTATAGGAATTAGATTGTAAAAATTTAATTCCTTTTTTATGTAACTTAACACATTCGTCTCTTAATTCAACCTGTTTTG
It includes:
- the purF gene encoding amidophosphoribosyltransferase; translated protein: MYEVKSLNEECGIFGIWGHPQAAQITYFGLHSLQHRGQEGAGILSNNQGKLIGHRDIGLVSEVFRNPGDLEKLKGTAAIGHVRYATAGEASIDNIQPFHFKFQDMQFGLAHNGNLTNAVSLRRQLENKGAIFSSTSDTEILAHLIRHSKQKDFMGKLKEALNAVKGGFAYLLMLEDKMIAALDPNGFRPVSVGKMKNGAWIISSETCAFEVVGAEWVRDLKPGEIVVVDTEGLHNDYFTADTQLAVCSMEYIYFARPDSNIHGINVHTARKRMGAQLAREFGHEADIVVGVPNSSLSAAMGFAEASGLPNEMGLIKNQYTQRTFIQPTQELREQGVRMKLSAVSGVVKDKRVVMIDDSIVRGTTSRRIVQLLKEAGAREVHVAIGSPPLAYPCFYGIDIQTRRELIAANHTVEETRAIIGADSLTYLSIDGLIQSIGLDTAAPNGGLCVAYFDGQYPTPLYDYEEEYHKSLKERISFY
- the purM gene encoding phosphoribosylformylglycinamidine cyclo-ligase produces the protein MSDKNAYAQSGVDVEAGYEVVERIKKHAARTKRAGAMGGLGGFGGMFDLSQTNVKEPVLISGTDGVGTKLMLAIKYNKHDTIGQDCVAMCVNDIIAAGAEPLYFLDYIATGKNKPEQLEEVVAGVAEGCVLAGSALIGGETAEMPGMYGEDDYDLAGFAVGVAEKSHIIDGSKVKEGDILLGLASSGIHSNGYSLVRRVFAAYTGEEVLPELEGKKLKDVLLEPTRIYVKAVLPLIKESLVNGIAHITGGGFIENVPRMLSEDLAAEIEENKVPVLPIFKALEKYGQIKHDEMFEIFNMGIGLVLAVSPEKAARIKELLDEPVYEIGRIIKKTDASVVIK
- the purN gene encoding phosphoribosylglycinamide formyltransferase, whose product is MAKKIAVFASGNGSNFQVIAEQFPVEFVFSDKREAYVLERAKNLDVKSYAFELKEFDSKAAYEQAILDLLTAHQIDLICLAGYMKIVGPDLLAAYEGRIINIHPAYLPEFPGANGIKDAWEAGVDQSGVTIHWVDSGIDTGQIIKQVRVPRLADDTIESFEARIHEQEYKLYPDVLESLGAERKK
- the purH gene encoding bifunctional phosphoribosylaminoimidazolecarboxamide formyltransferase/IMP cyclohydrolase gives rise to the protein MTKRALISVSDKTGIVEFAQELKVLGWDIISTGGTKTALDKAGIDTIAIDDVTGFPEMMDGRVKTLHPNIHGALLARRDSDSHLQAAKDNQIDLIDLVVVNLYPFKETILRSDVTYDLAVENIDIGGPSMLRSAAKNHASVTVIVDPADYTSVLEELKNSGETAYTTRQRLAAKVFRHTAAYDALIADYFTAQVGESKPEKLTLTYDLKQPMRYGENPQQTADFYQKALPTDYSIASAKQLNGKELSFNNIRDSDAAIRIIRDFKDRPTVVALKHMNPCGIGQADDIERAWDYAYEADSVSIFGGIVVLNRQVDAATAKKMHSIFLEIIIAPSYTKEALAILTHKKKNLRILELPFEAQDASETEKEYTGLVGGLLVQNQDVIKETPADWQVVTDRQPDKQEAAALEFAWRAIKYVKSNGILVANDHMTLGVGPGQTNRVGAVRIAIEQAKDRLDGAVLASDAFFPFADNIEEIASAGIKAIIQPGGSVRDKDSIDAANKHGIAMVFTGVRHFRH
- a CDS encoding sugar-binding transcriptional regulator; protein product: MLAEDKLLVKIAEMYYQENKTQSQIAKALGIHRTTISRLLKQSREEGIVQISIKYDKAGTYAIEKQLEKTFGLQKAIVVPTASDLERKQKDILLAQALAAYLKKLLHDDMTIGFSWGATLSAVASQIPELNLSGIVCVPMIGGPSGRLISDYHVNTITYEAAKKLHGIALLIDSPAIPETKSLKEELLKNVFNQELIRLWDRLDVAIMGVGSPLLKDNQTWQDFYGQDIIENIKEKDIVGDVVSRFYNIHGEHIANELDERLIGIAADKLRNCPYRIGVAESKDKVAALIGALRGGYVNVLVTTEETARGILDTLPQ
- a CDS encoding type II restriction enzyme; translated protein: MEKIDVSQAWQKLLDKYSILEEIHEKGIYKIKSSQIKEVKEPRLMAKWDSSEQLPSSLKKNKINILPDSRSSYVLSDFLLYKDLPPLTEHIKNISTITLPDLETIDVDNITSEANAINVLQISGILEDFLELEPEDLLYETFDGRMSSGVFSFFVATDRGILRQVDVNKAQVEIDGGFESKNYVVILEAKNVLHEDFHVRQLYYPYRLWEGKVKKPIKLIFSIYTNKIFRLMEYRFREKENYSSIELVKVKNYSLEDTTISIEEIQKINLSIKPDDIISDTMSESSVPFVQADNFERIISLLENMNESSMTGEDIENLMQFTSRQKDYYFNAGKYLGLFEKFTEGGFIRYRLTNLGRKVYHDNYKNRQLLLVKLILSHQIFRKLFEETINNGQIPDRQRVIELELEYNVCSKSVASRRSSTVISWLKWIFNLPNL